The Phycisphaerae bacterium region GCTCATGGGTGATCCTCCGCTGTGCGGACTAGAGGTGATACGGATACCGCTGCGGCCTGCCCAGCATGCGGTTGGCCTGCTCGTCGCCGACCACCTGCTGCCTTGTGCCATCCCAGACCAACCTGCGGCCCAGCAAGTACGACAGGTTGCCAAGGTTGCACAGCGTCGCCACCCGGTGGCCGATCTCGATGTCGACCGCCGGGCGGGTCCCGTTCCCGATCGCCTTGAACCAGTCTGCTTTGTGGTTCATGTTGAAATCGTCGTATTCGTCGGTACGCGGAATGACCACGCCGCCAGGCGGAACCTTGAAGTTGACCGCTTCCGGCTCCGCTCCTTTGTACGCTCCTTCCCATTCCAGGATCAGCTTGCCCTTGTCGCCCCAGAAAACGTTGCCAAACTCCGACTTTCCGACCTTCTCGCCCGGTTGCCCCCAGATCAGTTCCCAGTCCGGGTCCTTGAACGTGTAAACGACTTCCATGGTGACCGGGCAGTCCCAGAGGCCCTTGGTCGGCGCCGTACCCTTGGCCTCAACCAGGTACGAAGTCTGCTCGTCGGCGTTCATGCACCAGAGAGCGGTACTGAACTGGTGGGCGCCTCGGTCGCGGATCTGTCCGCCGCCGGATTCCATCATCCAGCGGAAGACACCGTGGCAGTAGCGCTGGTTGTACGGCCGCCACCGCAGTGGACCGAGCCAGAGATCCCAATCCAGCTCTGCCGGCGGCTCGTTGTCCGGGACGGGGTGGTCAT contains the following coding sequences:
- a CDS encoding Gfo/Idh/MocA family oxidoreductase, which codes for MARLESQVTRRALLKAAGATGVVTGFPQVISSSALAAPDRPGANDRLTLGHIGVGGMGTVHLKNMLDFRRAGRVNIAAVCDVDENRLAGAVKLGGPGVEPYRDYRYLLERKDIDAVVIATPDHWHAVQTVHACQSGKHVYVEKPASVTIEEGKAMVAAARENKRAVQVGAQARTAKPAHATCTAIRNGIVGKVKRVTCWHYETPADDHPVPDNEPPAELDWDLWLGPLRWRPYNQRYCHGVFRWMMESGGGQIRDRGAHQFSTALWCMNADEQTSYLVEAKGTAPTKGLWDCPVTMEVVYTFKDPDWELIWGQPGEKVGKSEFGNVFWGDKGKLILEWEGAYKGAEPEAVNFKVPPGGVVIPRTDEYDDFNMNHKADWFKAIGNGTRPAVDIEIGHRVATLCNLGNLSYLLGRRLVWDGTRQQVVGDEQANRMLGRPQRYPYHL